In Eleginops maclovinus isolate JMC-PN-2008 ecotype Puerto Natales chromosome 19, JC_Emac_rtc_rv5, whole genome shotgun sequence, the sequence TCATTGTGagcctgaaaaaagaaaagcccattGAAACATAGCACGCGATTTAACAGAGCAATGCAAATGCAGTCAATGACTTGACTTGAGAGTGGTGAAACATGAGCAAGTATATTATCCTTTTATATAAAGTCAACACAGGATTTAATAACTCTGAATGCAGGCCCTGGTCTGCAAGAGCTGGCATGCTCTGGCATAGCTATGGCATGCtaatgtttgattttcttttacagCTTCTGAGGACTGCAAACACTGCTTATGATGGGATGGTTTGCCCTACAgaacagagagacaaaaaaactGTTTAGTAGGGACATCTTATCTGTTAAGTCTAACAAAAAACAAGGTTTGGTCGTGAAAAGCATGGTGAATTGGAGACAATAGATCTTAAGATGAGCCTTAAAGCATGTATTGCGACAGTGTTATTTGAGAAGAGCTCCGCCTGTACAAgaataaaggaaacacaatATGGCTCTGTTGTTAAAGTTATGGAAAAAGATGGAATAAATTAAAAGAGCAGTAAATGAACGaggaaagacaaagaggaaCAAGAAACAATCTTGTTACATGACTACACATTCCCCCTGTATAATGATGATTTCCTTTATGACTTCCATCCCCACAGTAAATTAATCTACCCCCACTTAAGAATGTTGACTAACACTCGTCATACTTTTAGAAGCTTGTAGCAAGTCAAGAACATGAAACAactaaacaataacaaaaaaatgcattcgCCTTAAGGTGTGTCTGCCTCCTGCGCACACTGTATGAAGTACTCAGAAATACTGTCAAACAGGGAGACGGTGCTTCCTGGAAAAAAAGGTAAGGTAAAGAACAATGGATCTAAATCTGTCACCTCTTCTTAACTTTTGAATGAGCACAAAACAACCCTAATACGAGGATGCTTTGCCGTATGTAACCCTGTCTGGGAGGACTTTATGGTCACCATGTCGCTAATCCTTGACTTGAACCATGTGAGCTCTAATTGGTTTATCTGGTACCAAATTTGTTGGTGCATGTGTAGTTATATCCCTGAAACCCATATGAAGTACCTGGAAATAGTTTCCTTGAACCGTGATACCTGTTGGgcaaaaatatttgatttgccACCTAACAGTGGGGTGTGAGACCGAGTTAAGaaggcagacagagagggaggaagggagggagacagagggagggggagagaggaacaTCTGGGGAAGCTCCAGTCTCTCTTCTGTAACCACACCCACAGGCGCATTTCTCAACTCTGCGCTCCGCTACCTGTCGACTGGAAACGAATCTGTGCGTTAAAGGACTAAAACGACATTAAAGCGGCAAGGAACCCCCACAGAAGTAGGTATTATCGGGTGGCTTCCAACATATAATGGAGTAAGATTTCTTTTGGAAAGTGAAAAACTCGACGAAATGAACTTATGCGTTCCAGCCATTTGGACAGGAGTTGATTCGTTGTGTTTTATACGGCAGTCGAGCCgtataaaacacattatcccGGGTAATTATAGAAATCATACTGTCGGAAAAAGAGCTAATCATAATTAgacaatatgtttaaatatcGCATAGAGTCTGTGCGTAAAAGGCCATTTTTAAGACTCATACACATTCAGATGGCTTAagtgtattttattatgtaaGCACAGCAGAAGGCTGATAGCATTTACTATGTTTATTACATACATATTTGCTTAGAAATCGAGTATTTAAtccattgtgttttgtgaattATATAAAACTCTTGATGTGTCACCGGTGGTTCAACTTGTTTCGTTCGTGAACGGTTTTGGCTCAAGGCCTACCcataaatgtattgttgttaGTGGCTGTTGATAACTGAAGCCTTTGGGAGTTGCTTTCATGTTGATTTAGATTTAGAAGATAAAGGAGTGTTTTAAATAGTCAGAATGAGTGTTTTGAATAGTCAGAATGAATGATTATGTATTATCCAAGGCAACTGGAGTCCAAAGAGTGAAAGCAGAGTACTCAGCAGACAATGAAAACATGTTCACCAATTCTTCATTCTTGTCCAGGTTTGAAGATATACTAAGACCAGCAAGAGAGGATTTCCAGAGAAGAGGTTTTGACAGCCAGCCAAGGACATGGACTGGAAGACCTTCCAAGCCCTCCTCAGTGGGGTTAATAAGTACTCTACAGCGTTCGGGCGGGTATGGCTATCTGTGGTGTTCGTGTTCAGGGTTATGGTGTACGTGGTGGCGGCTGAACGAGTGTGGGGTGATGAGCAGAAGGACTTTGACTGCAACACCAAGCAGCCCGGCTGTGCCAACGTCTGCTACGACCACTACTTCCCCATCTCCCACATCCGCCTGTGGGCCCTGCAGCTCATCTTCATCACCTGTCCATCTTTTATGGTGGTGATGCACGTGGCGTACCGTGATGACCGTGAGCGCAAATACAAGGCGAAGCATGGAGACAGCACCAAGCTTTACAACAACACGGGCAAGAAGCACGGCGGCTTGTGGTGGACCTATCTGATCAGCCTCTTCGTCAAGACGGGCATCGAGATTGCGTTCCTCTACATCCTCCACCACATCTACGACAGCTTCTACCTGCCGAGACTGGTTAAGTGCAGCGGGCCGCCTTGCCCCAACGTGGTGGACTGCTATATCGGGCACCCCACTGAGAAGAAGGTCTTCACCTACTTCATGGTCGGAGCTTCAGGCCTCTGCATCGTCCTGAACATCTGTGAGATCATCTATCTCATCTCCAAACGCATTGTGCGGATCGGCAACAAGCTGAAGAGGCGTCATCGCAACATGGCCGTGCAACAAGACGACTACAACAGCAAGGACCCCTTCAACAACTGTCATCTGGCTGTGCCGACTCTGGACCGGGAGGACAGGCCACCGTCCTTTAAGAGTGCATTCAAGTCCTCCCACGGGTTATCTATACTCAGAATGGAAGAGAAGATAAGGGCCTCTGCCCCTAATCTCTCCTCTTCATGAGATGACAGGAGGCTGAAATCAAGAGATCAGCAGGttcaaaccaaaaaacaaacaaactcagaacaatGAGAGAAACATCAGTGTGTGTCGGACCCTGAAAGTCATGATCATCATTGCTGGATCCATCCTGTGGGCCCCTGTGTCCACATTCAAGACTCTTTGCGAGCTCATGAACTTTGGTTTCCAAGTCAACATCCACAATATGAACAAGTCAGCTCGAGCCAAATTGATTTGTTAATAATATGttggttttcttctttttgaacACAATACATGTCTGTGTGCCTTTTCAACTTCAGCGCTTCACCCATATTCGAACATTCCTGTGAGGTTTCTGTCTTTCATGTGATTCGAGTTTTGACGCAGGAGGGGAAGGCAATGCTCACACAAGGAAGGCAGGACACACCTGGCAAAGTTATTCACCCACCCACCCTCCCTGCCTGCCAGTGTATAGAGTGGTGTGTCAGGGCATTGATTGTTAGATGCACATTTCTTGATCTCTTTTATTTAACTGTACCTTCATCATGTGTTGACCTGTTGACATTTAAGATGGGTAAAAAACTGCATCGGGAGTGGGGACACTCCAAAGTCATAGAGTTATGGCTGAGTTTTACTTGAAGGTGTGCGAGCTGGCCAAAATAATCAGTTTTTACTACATGTGTGTTTCAGATAAGGAACGATGTGCATGTATTATTAGTGTATTTCTTTATCTTAAGCCTCAGCAGACTTAGGTTCATGCTGGACGGTCATACGCTGTTTTGCCTGTGTTTTGATATGCTTGTACACAAACAACCCTCATCCAAGACCACTGTTGATTTAAATAAGGCCAAAGGAATGCTGCTGTTTATCCCTGTGTTGgtagagctgcagcacagaggaggaggtgggaggaAGGTCGTACAAACGGATGTCTCATTGAactattaacacatttttgtgaGTTCCTAATCCTCCCCTGTGGACTTCAGCTGGAAATGTATATTATGcacttgttaaaaatgtaatttttaaaaaactaaatatataaaatgtattgaatgtgtgttttgtatttggtGTTTTTAAGAGGGATGATATTTGATGTGCAGGTAATCTTTATTTTTGGATCAGGTTTCTATTAACACACATAGGACAAAGACAGTTTGCCTCCCACAAActgtttgatctgttttaaTCGTCATAATCATTATAATTTAAAGAGCTGttattttccattgttgttgacTCATGAATAGTttctcacacaaacaattaaaaggCATGCATGGGAATTTGTCCATATGAACTAGCTGTGAGTCATATCATGAGATTTTCCTGTCTCCTACAGTATACTTATGAGGCAAATTTCTAAAGCACCGTGTGGAGGATAGAGGTAAGAATCTCAGTCTGCCTGTCAAACTTGTAAGTCAGGTTTTAAACAAGGTgtggcaaagaaaaaaagtttgtttattCCGATTCATTTCTGCAGCAAACTGCAACACTATGGATTTTATGTAATATTAAAACTGTGCCTAAAATGGTTAGTTATGAAATTGTACTTTACAAAGTCATAGATTTAATATTGACTGTAAGAGGCTTACATTTACTTTGCAGGGTTCTTGGTGAGTTACAATCTTTCTTTACACAGTTAAGCTAGTTCTATCACTTTGCTCTCAACATAAGATCAATGACACATTTCATGTATGAAataaatttatttttacatttacaatttacaggttgaatttgaaaataaaataaatacacagcaCATAAACATTTGTCCCACAAACCAGTACAATGCCCACATTCATTAGAACTGAGATTTTTCATAGACTATATTAAGAATTCCTTTGAAGACAGAAATAACTGCATTTAGagtatgataaaaaaaaaagatattttgtGACATCAACAGTGTTTTCATCGATACCTGGGAAAGCATCCCACTGGTTCATTCATTATCAGAAATTAAGTCTGTTTCACTTTGATTTCCCCACTGGCCAGAGAAGAATTTAAACACACTCTTCAAGAAACAGGTGAAGGCATGGCTTTTGATAAGGTGGGTCTGTGATTAGACTGACTGTACATAAGGCACTGTTCCAGTTATGCCATCATTTAGTTTAATTGGGTAttctaaaactaaaataactcgTACTTGGGGAGAATGAATCAAACTAAGGAGAGAATAAGCAGGTTACATGGTTGTGCTGCAGAGTACAGTCTGTGTTTTCACTTTTGTCTACAGCTTGCAGGTGGCCAGCGCTACTTTGGAGCTGGTCTTCCTGTTGAGGGTTCGGCAGATATAGGCTCCGGCATCCATCAGCTTTGAGAGATCCACTCCCTGAGGTGAGGACAGAAAGTCAAATGCTAAACTTGAGGGAGCTCACATCCTACAATATATTTCCATATTGCAAACCACAAATGTATGCCAAATTATAATAAAGACGAAGAAATGCAAACGCAAGAGCAGCATTTTGAAGCTCTACTATATAGGATATAAAAGAGGgatcaaagagaaacacaaggtAATGGCTTACTGTTTGAATCCCAAGTCCATGGAGCATGTAGACTACATCTTCAGTAGCAACATTCCCAGAAGCCCCCTTGGCATAGGGACAGCCTCCCAGTCCTGCTACTGATGCGTCCACCACACTGATTCCCATCTGCAAAATAATGGTACTATAGATTATTAAAGATCTTCActttatgaataaatgtttgCTTATTTAGATTCCAAGAGGAGGAAGGTGGTTTGAATTTGATCTATGATCTGTCATTTTTAGTAGATTAAAAGTAGTATTTATTCTAAAGATAAAAAGGGAAAGTGCATGTACATGGctatttttgtgcatgtatacGTGAAGATATAtcctttaagtgtgtgtgtatgaacatGTGTAAGTATCCTTTGACCTTGTGTAATAATCAACACAGCATAAACAATAGATCATCTAGGTGCAGTTTATCACAGTATCTGCGTTTTTCAAAGATAATGTTGAAATAACCATAGCAAGTTCTGACCTGTAAGGCTACGAGGATGTTAGCCAGGGCCTGGCCGTAGGTATCGTGGCAGTGCACTGCCAAGGCATTAACTGGCACCTCTTTGCTTACAGCCTCCAGCATTTCACTCATGCTCCCAGGAGTCCCCACTCCTGTAGTGTCACCCAGAGAGATCTCATAGCAGCCCATGGAGTACAGACGCTTAGCTACCTGCAAGATAAGAGTCCGAGTTTGATCTGGTTGCATCAGTGATAGTGTGCCAGTTTAcgtcaaataaacacatatattaaataaaactcacaTGTGCAACTTTTTCAGGTGCCACCTTGCCTTCATACGGACATCCAAGAACACATGACACGTAGCTGCGGtgacaggaaacagagaggaacgAAATTAAAACCCAATAACTCCAGTAATGTATACATATGTTAGGAGCGAGCCAGTAAACGTACCCTCTAACTGGTACACCGGCTTCTTTGGCTGCTTTCATAACCTCGTCAAAGCGCTGTAAACTCTCGTCCACTGAGCAGTTTATGTTCTTCTTACTGAAGAGCTCAGATGCAGCACCAAATATGGCTACCTCTGAAGCTCCAGCCTTCAACTGatgttagtaagagcaagtaAAAGGCATTTTAATTGAAACATTGAGACATCACCTACAGTGTAAGAAGCTGGATACACTATCAGTGTAGCTATTAAGATGTGATGGTCGACACTTACAGCAGCCTGGAAACCCTTGAGGTTGGGGGTTAGGACGGGGTAAGACACCCCCGGTTTCCTACCAATCCCCTTCATCACCTCCACCTGGTCTGCCATCTGGACAAGGATGACAGAAACCAATTATTCCTGGAGAACAAGCCACCTCCATTCCTATACACTGCAGTTTCTGTACCTCCCTGCATTGAGTCTGTCAGCACTTTCCATATGAATGGCTGTGGGTGAACAAACTCACCTGTGGAACCCATTTTGGAGAGACAAAGCTGGTGGCCTCAATGACTGGTAGCCCTGTCGCTGACAACATGTCAATCAAGTGaatttttgtttctgttgacaCCATAGTCTGAGAGGAGAAGCAGCAAAGCAACACAGTTAGAAAAGACTGACAAAAAGGCATGCCTGAGATTCTTTCACCTGTTATGAAATCTGTAAACACCTGCTCTATCTCTCACTATACTCTCGGGTGTAAAgttattaagtacatttactcaagtactgtacttaagtaaaatattgGGGGACTTGAACTTTTCTTAAGTATTAAGCTACTTTGAAGTTCTACCCCACTAACATTGAGAGGTTaaaagtgtacttttactcaactaccTTTACTCAAtacttttagttactttgcagattagGACTAATGAGGTGAAATAGAATCATCAATGAAATAACACTTTAATTACATCAggagtaaattcacaaactACCTTACAGTAAACAtagtaattaaaatgaattcGACCTTCACCAGCTTTGATAAAtgtatcaataattataatcaaaacatatcatatataatatCCTGAAATGGTTAAATCTGCATAACGAGAACTTTAACTTttgctactttaagtatattttgatgcaaacaCTTCTGTACttcttgagtaacattttgatggCAGGACTTTTagttgtaacagagtatttctacactctggtacttctgcttttacttaagCACAATATCTAGTTCTCCCACCCCTTACTATACTGATCGTGACACATATAGATGTATTAAAGTGTGTCTGATACACTTAATAGCTGCTATCTAATCAACTTATTCACGTCACACATTTTTCTATAACTTTACCTTTTCATTCTGAAGACCATCTCTGGGTCCCACCTCCACTATTTTCACCTTCTCTGGAAGAGCTTGGCCTGCTCTTACGccagcctgcacacacaaacaacaacaaacattaatACAGATGTAAAGCAGTGTTAGGTTAGAAATAGTTGATGGTAAACCTGACATACAGCTGCCTAGGTTACCAGCTAACAGTGTCTgtatgttagcttagcttgacCGTGGAGGAAGCTAACAGTTAGTTCACAATCACTACAGTGCTGTCAGCCATTTAAACCTGAACAATATAACCTGCTAGAAGATAAAAGCATGATAAAACTTACTGCAGTGACCTTTGCTGATGAGCTGTACGCCACATACTTCTGACCCATTGCAGAACTTAGAATACTTCTGTTTACGAGCCTCATCACGGCCGCCATGTTGATCCAGCTTCCGGTCTGATGTCACTTCTTCCTCTGGACAGAGGAACAGAAAGCACCGCAAGGTCGCCATCTATGGGCCGCGGCTATGTATTGAAATCTAATTTCAGAAACGTTTAAATGTCCTTTATAatttatgatatatattttacttgaaCTCCCATTACCATATCACGTTCAAAAAAGCTACATAACATATACAACCACCTTCCACATGTTGTTGGTGTCATTTTTAATCTAATTTTTAACGCTACAAACAATTTTTAAAGCCGTATATAATATTTCTTTGTtataaaataatctaaatgaCTGTTTTCTTTACATATTATACTTTGAAAACCGTCTTGAATCATCAGAGTATGCAatgaaatattataatttaatttcgAAGGAATATAATCTAgctatattttattgtattttcatatttcattatttgtccTTACTATAGTttcatttgattacatttttcatctacACAAACAAGAAgtgaaattaaacagaaaacagaattgtataaaaatatctttaatgtGTCAAcaagtaaaaagaaacaaactaataaattataattGGTTTTATACCATAGTGCATATCATAATCAAAATGatcatataaaaatgtgttacattgggagggaaaggaaagtcTGCTCTTGACAGCAGTAGAGTCATGACTCTGTACACTTCGTGTTGTTCAAATGCCAGCATTTATCATAGCAGAAAGACTCGAAAAGTAGCAAAAGTGTTTTTccatgcataaaaaaacaaacaaaaacgaTTGAAAGAGTTACTATTCAACAATAgcaaaaggaaacaaaggagcAAAGGAACCACTGAAAATGCATGCTTTGGATACTgcatatacactgcctggcccaaaaaaaggtcacactaatattttgttggaccgcctttagctttgattacagcacgcatttactgtggcatcgtttccacaagcttcagcaatgtcacaacatttatttctgtccagagttgcatacattttccgccaagatcttgtgttgatgacgggagattcggatcactgcgcaaagtcttctccagcacatcccaaagattctctatcgggttcaggtctggactctgtggtggccaatccatgtgtgaaaaggatgtctcatgctccctgagccactctttcacaatttgagccagatagatcctggcattgtcatcttggaacatgccatgacatcagggaagaaaaaatccaatgatggaataacctggtcattcagtattcaggtagtcagctgacctcattctttgggcacataacgttgctgaacctagatCATagcagcaaccccagatcatagcactgcccccaggcttgtacagtaggcacaaggcatgatgggtgcataatttcagccgcctctcttcttaccctgatgcgcccatcactctggaacagggtcaatctggactcatcagaccacatgaccttcttccattgctccagagttcaatctttatgctccctagcaaattgaagccgtttttttACAAGTGGtttttcttacggctacacagctgtttagtcccaatccctcGAGTTCCTTTCGTATTGTGagtgtggaaatgctcttactttcactattaaacatagccgtgaaAAACATCACCTCGAtgatgatgtttccccactgtccttccagttttttataatgcgttggacagttcttaacccgatTTCAGTAGgttcagcaatctccttagatgttttctctgcttgatgcttgccaataatttgaccattctgaaacagattaacattttttccacaaatgagaagctattccctgcatcagttagggttaaataacttgttgccagctgaaacataatcacccatacagtaattatccaattaacctatttgcttagttaaatccaggtggtgaccttttttgggccgggcagtgtatgtatGAAGTTTAACAAAAAGCATTCCATTTGTCACTAAGGGCAACGTCTCATTGAAAGTAACAACCAACCAGTTGCACTTAAATAATAGACACTAatatatcataaatgtgtgtatttacattACTGTATCACATATGTTATGCATAAATTATCTTGCATggctttctcacacacacacacacacacacacacacacacacacacacacacacacacacacacacacacacacacacacacacacacacacacacacacacacacacacacacacacacacacacacacacacacacacacacacacacacacacacacac encodes:
- the gjb3 gene encoding gap junction protein beta 3 yields the protein MDWKTFQALLSGVNKYSTAFGRVWLSVVFVFRVMVYVVAAERVWGDEQKDFDCNTKQPGCANVCYDHYFPISHIRLWALQLIFITCPSFMVVMHVAYRDDRERKYKAKHGDSTKLYNNTGKKHGGLWWTYLISLFVKTGIEIAFLYILHHIYDSFYLPRLVKCSGPPCPNVVDCYIGHPTEKKVFTYFMVGASGLCIVLNICEIIYLISKRIVRIGNKLKRRHRNMAVQQDDYNSKDPFNNCHLAVPTLDREDRPPSFKSAFKSSHGLSILRMEEKIRASAPNLSSS
- the hmgcl gene encoding hydroxymethylglutaryl-CoA lyase, mitochondrial isoform X2; the protein is MAAVMRLVNRSILSSAMGQKYVAYSSSAKAGVRAGQALPEKVKIVEVGPRDGLQNEKTMVSTETKIHLIDMLSATGLPVIEATSFVSPKWVPQMADQVEVMKGIGRKPGVSYPVLTPNLKGFQAALKAGASEVAIFGAASELFSKKNINCSVDESLQRFDEVMKAAKEAGVPVRGYVSCVLGCPYEGKVAPEKVAHVAKRLYSMGCYEISLGDTTGVGTPGSMSEMLEAVSKEVPVNALAVHCHDTYGQALANILVALQMGISVVDASVAGLGGCPYAKGASGNVATEDVVYMLHGLGIQTGVDLSKLMDAGAYICRTLNRKTSSKVALATCKL
- the hmgcl gene encoding hydroxymethylglutaryl-CoA lyase, mitochondrial isoform X1, with the protein product MAAVMRLVNRSILSSAMGQKYVAYSSSAKVTAAGVRAGQALPEKVKIVEVGPRDGLQNEKTMVSTETKIHLIDMLSATGLPVIEATSFVSPKWVPQMADQVEVMKGIGRKPGVSYPVLTPNLKGFQAALKAGASEVAIFGAASELFSKKNINCSVDESLQRFDEVMKAAKEAGVPVRGYVSCVLGCPYEGKVAPEKVAHVAKRLYSMGCYEISLGDTTGVGTPGSMSEMLEAVSKEVPVNALAVHCHDTYGQALANILVALQMGISVVDASVAGLGGCPYAKGASGNVATEDVVYMLHGLGIQTGVDLSKLMDAGAYICRTLNRKTSSKVALATCKL